The genomic stretch GGAACAGGCCTAGCAGGGTTGCAACAGAGACCAGAGCTAATGCAGGTGGCACGTGAATGGTCAGTGGCCGCCCATGGCCTTCCTGGCTGGAGGGTGAGCATGTTCTCTGCAGGCCTTTTACTGGGGCCGCTGGATGCAGCCTCAGGGCACCTGTTAGGCCAGTGTGTCCTCAGCCTCACTTCGGATCTTGCCCTCTAGGCAAAAAAGCACAACCTGACCGTGAACCTGACCACGTTCCGCGTGTGGTGTTACGCCTGTGAGAAGGAAGTGTTCCTGAAGCAGAGGCTGGCAGCACCCCTGGCGGGCCCCTCGCCCAAGTTCTCGGAGCAGGTGAGGGGGTGCAGGGGCGGCAGCGCAGTCGGCAGTGACATGTTGGGGGCAGGGCCTTGTGACCCAAGCGTCGGGGGAGCGGGGATTGGTGGGTCCCAGATGGCATCTGTGCCTGGCCCGTGTTCTCAAGTGCCAGGGAACCCTTGCTGGGCCCCGGCTGCGTGCCAAGGCCCACACGGGGTGGGGGTTGAGGACACAAAAGTCCTCCGGGAAGGGAGTTCGTTCGTAGGCCGTGGGCGGGCCGCGCGCAAGGGCAGGGCTTGACCgagcctgggcctggggccaGTGCAGATGCTTCTGGGCCTGTGGCGAGCCCCCGGCACCCCCCAACCCTAAGACGAACCCTGCCCCCCGGGGAATGCCGAACGGTGACCTGCGGTTCGCTTCTCTGTGGAAAACACCAGAAACCCCCCTAACGAGGCACCGAGCAGGGCACCGTGGGGCACCTAAAGGCGGTAGGCCTGGCAGACGCACGCACGGAGGGTCGCCTCGGGCTCCGGCCAGTACACAGGTCGCGGGGTTGGCCGGCTGGAGTCGGAGCTCGGGGAGGCCTGAGCGCGTCTCTTCCGCGTTTACACAGCGACCATCGCGTAGTAggcgctcagtaaatgtttacgGAACACGTTTGCAAGCGTGGCAGCTGTTTACGGTTATTTACAAAAAAGGCTGTGCAACAGTGTGCGTGCAGTATCTTGTTTTGGGGGCGTGTGTATACGAACGGTGAAAAACTTACGCAACCGCGTACAGACTTGACAGTGGTCGGCTGAGGCAAGTTGGATTGTAGGTCGTGattcattgtttctatttttttgcaaatttattATAACTGCGTTTTTATCAGCGTCAGTAAAATACAAGTTTCCCGTCAGTAAGATACAAGATGCCAGAGCCATCTCTTTCCGGGGTGTCCTCGGCTCAGATGGGCCAATCCGgtgtgggctgggggcgggggctgggcgaCTGGGCTTCCTTTCCCCCTGGGGAGCCTGcgggcccctgccccccaccccgtcttCCTCGCCTCCCCAGTTTCCTCACTCGGTCTCTCCCGCAGGACCCTCCGCTGCCCTCGCACCCTCTGAAAGCTGTCCCTATTGCCGTGGCCGACGAAGGAGAGTCCGAGTCCGAGGATGATGACCTGAAACCTCGAGGTAGCCAACCCCAGAGCTGGGGGAGCTGTCAGGCCGGGCCGGGGGCCTCCACGCAGCCTGGGGAGTTCTGCGGCGCATTGGGCCTTGTGGGCGGGCGAGGGCGGCGTGACCGACGGGCCGTAGAGTGTGGTGGCTTCCCTTGGGGTGCTGGCCATCCAGCCGAGTCCTCGTGGCCTGCCGGTCCTCATCCCCGGTCTCGGCGTGTGACCCCGGGCAGGCCGGCCCCTCCACACCCGGCCTCCTTGCCTGCGCGACGCGGACAGTGGGCCGGGCTGGGTGGAGGGCAGAGCGGTCCGTCTGAAATGCTCGGGCGCCCACAGCTACCGTGAGCAGGGGGCACAGTAACCTAACCCGGCAGACTTCTGGGGCGGGACACCAGCCACCCACGTCCTCCTCTGGTTGGGTCCTGGCGGCTCATCCGTGAGCGGTGGcaccctcaccctccctccccgctGTGCATTGGCTCCCTAGGCCTCACGGGTATGAAGAACCTCGGCAACTCCTGCTACATGAACGCCGCCTTGCAGGCCCTGTCCAACTGGTAGGTTGTCACCTCGTCTGGGAGCCGGGAGGCCAGGACCTGTCCCCAGATGCCCCGGAAGTAGCGGCAGCAGCCCCCACGCTGTGCTGTGTATGTTGCCCACAGATGCATGTATTTAGACGTGTATCAGCCCCCCTTGGAGCACATGTGCCCTTTGACCCAGCAGCCCCCCTTCCGTCAGAGTTAGTCCCGGGAAGGCGACCTGAGACGTGGCGTGTGGTACCTGTGCCATGTTCATGTTCTGTGTTTGTAGGGAACGATCTGAAGGCCCGAATTTAAAGGCCAGCTTTAGGGAaccctggggggctctgtcggttaagcgtctaacccttggtttcggctcaggtcatgatctcacggttcgtgagttcgagccccgtgtcaggctctgcgctgacagctcagtgcctgcttgggattctctctctctctctctctctctctctctctctctctctctgcccctcccttcccctcccttgctcatgctctctctcccgttctcaaaataaataaaaaacttaaaaaagaataaaggccAACTTTGCAGTAAGTGTAGGACAGTATTTTCCTGAGTGGGAAGGGGTCAGACTATGgcaagggggaggaaggaagttaCAAGTTTTGTGCGGTGCAATcccattgggggaaaaaattagtCATTTCTACCTCGGGTAGGCTGTTAAGTCCGTGAGGCCAGGGCATTTCCTGCGCCCGGTACACAGATGTCCCACCTGGTGGGGACTCGGTGCGCATATgtgtgaaggagggagggggcgTCTGCAGGAAAGTCTGGAACATTATGCACCTAAATGTTCGGGGTAGCTGTCTTCACGTGGTAGGATTAAAGCCCTTTATTAGTGTTTGCTCATCCAGTCTTTCTACGATGAATACGTATTTCTTAAGTAATGAGATAAGTTTTTAAAACACGAGGGAAAAGGAAGATGCCTTCAGGTTCGGGAAGGTTCCGCAGAATGGGCTGGTGGGAGCAGCAGGTTCTGGGTCCTCTCTTGTTGGTGCAGCGACAGCCACGCCCTGACCCCAGGGGCCCTGAAGCGGGAAGCTCGGCAgccctgggagagggaagggcGCTGTTTCTGTGTCGGGGCGTCCATAACAAAGCATGACAGTCAGGGGActttattataattactattattattattattattttaatttattttttatttatttatttttgtgagagagagcggGCTCAcacaagggagggacagacagggagagagaaagaatcccaagcaggctccgagctgtcagcacagagcctgacatggggctcaaactcacaaaccctgagatcatgacctgagtcgaaaccaagagcctgatgtttcacggactgagccacccaggcacccctggcagaATACTTTAAACAGCAGAGATGTATTCTCTGTCtgttctgggggccagaagtctgagatcacgGTGCAGACAGGGGTGGCTGCttccgaggcctctctccttgccttctagatggccaccttcttcctGTGTCATCTTCCCTCTGGGCATGTTTGTGTCCAAATCTCCTCCTtgtatgaggacaccagtcatatcgGACTAAGGCCCGCCCTGAGGACCTCATTTTAACCTAATTGCCTTGTTTCGGGGCCCTGTGTCCAAATGCAGTCGTATTCTGAAGCGTTCAACTCGTAAATTTGGGGAGACACGATTCAGTCACGACAGGTGGGATCCTTCTAGTCATCCGCAGGCATTTCTGGCTTCAGGGGCTACAGGATGCCCCCCGCATGAGCTTTTCTTCTCTACCCAGCTCTTTCTAACCGATGCCACGCGCCCCTCCTTTTCTGACCcggctccctcccctgcccctagCCCTCCGCTCACCCAGTTCTTCTTGGAGTGTGGAGGCCTGGTGCGCACAGACAAGAAGCCAGCCCTGTGCAAAAGTTACCAGAAGCTGGTCTCTGAGGTCTGGCACAGGAAACGGTGAGTGACTGAGCCCCTGACCCTGGGCAGGTGCATGGGGCTGGGGACTTTCCTCTCAGCCCTTCGACTGGGTACCACCTCTGCCTTTGGCTGTTTGCTCTGCACCTGCCACGCCTCACCCGTGTGATTCTCATGGCAGTGCTGTTTTATAAACTGGGGaacctgaggttcagagagatttcCGTGTcctgctcaaggtcactcagcttgGGAAGGGTAGAGCTAGCGTTCGAACCTGGTGTTGCCCTGAGCCAGCGACCACTTCTGAGACATGTGTGCTGAGGCTGAGACACTCACCACGACTCCTCCGAAGCCCCAGCCACCCCGTCCACGTGGGAGAGAGTCTCATAAGTGGTGGCCGGTGCCGACAGGGCAGGGGTTTAGCGCAGCGCGAAACAAATTTAAAGGCCGGCAGTTTGGATTAGACCCGTTTCTCTGGGAAACTTGGGAATGATTTAAAAGGAGCGTGTAGAAATGTACGAAGTGTAAGAGCAAATCATAAAACAGCGCGATGCAGTATAATTCCGGTTCTGTCAGGAGCCAAGTTTGTTTCCTGGGTGTATCTATTTCCATGGAAAAATCTAGAAATCTCAGCGGCAGTTATCTCTGGGTGGTGCTGTTAGTGGTGATGTCTCCTTGTCGAGCTTCTCTAAAATTCGGGGTTTTTCAAAAATGGACATGGATTGcttttgaaattagaaaaacCACAAGAAGTATTTCAGAAAGAAACCAGTTTTCAGGTCGGCTTGTTGTGGACTAACGGGAAATGATGCCGTCCCAGTCGGGAGTTCTTTGCCTGGCTGAGCCGTGACTTGACATTTTCCTCCCTGAGTGTGGGGAGGTGCGAGCCCGCAGGGGCTCCTGGCCAAGTCAGCCGTTCCCAGAGTTACAGCAGACACCTCACTGAGTCCCATCCAGCCACCCCAGCTGCCTGCCCTTCCGACCCTCGAGGGACCGCACAGCCCTGAACGGGCCGGGCCACCTGCGCTAATGGGTCTGGTCTTCCCACAGCCCAAGCTACGTGGTTCCCACCAGCCTGTCTCACGGGATCAAGTTGGTCAACCCGATGTTCCGAGGCTATGCCCAGCAGGTAGGCCATCCGAGCTGTGCCGGGGACACCCAGGGCTGTTACCAGGCCTGGCCCTGAAGCCCAGACCGGCATGGAAAACACCAGCAGCGGCTCGGCGTTACGGGGCGGGTCCTCTCGCTGCCTGAGCCCTTGGTGTGTATGAGGACactggagccccccccccccgcccccggggcctgCGGATGTTCTCCCCACTCGGCAGGtcaggaggctggaggctgggtcTCAGCCGGGAGAGTcactggctcaggtcacacagctggtgcgTGGCGGAGGGGAGATTTGACCTCAGGCAGGCTGACTGCAGACTCCGGGCGCCTCAGCACTGCGTTCAGAACGTGCTTTTTCATTCTCCAGATCACAGGCGGCATTTCACTTCTGCTAAGCGTTTCATTACAAGTTTTTATACGTCTAGAGAACCCTCTGGAAATCAGTGATCCTTCCCGTGGCGTGACCTCGGGGGACCAAGATGCAGTTGAATGCAGCCACCTGTATGCCCCAGTCCCAAGCCGAGCTGATCGTTCACATGTCCGGGTCCCTGCCCCAGACTGCCCGGCGGCCCGGGGTTTCACTGCTGGGCTTGCGGGGGGAGCTGGCCCTGTCTGGGTCGCCATTCCTGCGGCCTGAATGCGGGGCCCGGGAACAGAGCCGCGGTCGGGCGGGGAATGCCTTCCGCCCTCTCCCTCGGCCCCCACCACCCTGCCTGCCATCCCTTCCCTGGCTGAGGGCTGCTGGgcttcctctgctcacaccctCTGTTGGAGGATCGCCAGGCTCCTGGCGAGAAGCCCAGCGCTGCCTGAACACCACCCTTTTGGAAAGCGATAACATCCTCCACGATCACAGCTCACCATCTACCATTTATTAAGTTGTCACTCCCTGCCACGCAAGTACAGCCCTGTTTCTCCTGACAGAGCTCTCCTGAGTGAGCCCTGTCATCACCCCCAGGCTCTAGGTAAGGAGCTGAGGCTCAGGTTCTACAGCTCGCTCAGGTCACACAGCACCTAGGGGCAGGGTGGGACTGAGGCCGAGCTGAGCCATTCCTCAGGCGCTCTGTGAAGAGAAGGGCTGCCCGGCTGCTACCAGCACGTACTCAGACTCCAGAAACACCTCTTCGTCTGCTTCTTAGACACGGCACACGGATCATTTCTGAGTCCGAAACATAGATGCAGGCGTGGGCCTCTGTTAACAGCCAGAGGATGCTGTCCTGCTTCCACACATGGCTTGAGATTTTAGCAACCCAAGCACAGTACTCTTGTGACAAGGAGaagccagaaaggaaaggagatggcGTGTCAAAGGCCCGTTTCTTAAAAGAACCTTTCCGCGCCCCTGATAACGGGACCCATGAATCCTCTCCACTCCCTAATGCAAGATAAGCTAGTGGTTACTTTCTCTGGTCTTCGAGTTTGACACTTTGCCCGAGGAAACCCTTCCAGagtcctcccttccctctcctggaACCGAGAGAACGAGGCCCGGTCTCCGCGTCTGTGACGTGAGGCTGAGGAGGCTTGGCTGGTTCTGGCCGCTGAGTGATCCAGCCTCGTGTTGGTCAGGAGTTGGGCCGGGGGCACTGCTTCTGACGCCGGGCACTGTGAGGGGCAGCGTGGCACCACGTGCCCTCGGCTGTTGGGGCCCAGCCGCCGCCACCACGTTCTGGCACCTTCTTTGCGTGCGCCGCTCTCGGCGGGGCTCGGTGGGCAGGTGCTGGAAGCCTCGCTGCCCGGGCTTCCTGCTCGGTTTGGCGATCTAGTCAGAGGTCAGAATAAAAGTGCCACTGCTGTGATTTGAGGCCCAAGCGGCCCGGAGTTTAGGGCTTAGATATATCTAGCCCTATCACAGCTTAGATATATCGTCTCTGGGAAGGTGCCATCCTCCCTCCGGGGCCACGGCCACACTGGCGAGGCAAGGGGTGGGCATGGGAGCTGGCAGCaaggctgggagggcagggggaaaCCAGAGGAAGGGTAGAGGATGCGGGCGGCCGGGCCTGCTGGCCGTCATCACCCCCGCCCAAGTCAGCTGGGTCGTCACATGGACACGCATCTTCTCTGTCACCTTCATCCCTCCTCAGTCTCCCTGCCCGCCCCAGGGGCCCCGCCTGCAGGCAGCAAGGTGACTTTCGGGGCCAAACATGGCTCCTTCACTGTCCCACACTGAGGTAGAGGCCGGGCTACAGGTGCTTATGGGCACGAGCTGGGGAGTCCCACGGCCCCGGTGGGgacctcagctctgccacttgacAGCTGTGTGACTGGGGAGGGGTGGCTCGGCCTCTCTGGCCCCGGCGCTCCTGGTAGAGCGGGGGTTGGGACGGAACCGCCACGGAGGCCCCCGTGAGGGCCGCTCGACGCGTCTGCACGGGGTACCGCCGGGACCCACGAGAGGGGCCTGCTGGTGTCCTCGGCCGCAGGGGCGGCGGGGGTGCCTCCGCCGGGGGGACGGCCCCGTTGACGCGGCCGCTGCTTCCAGGACACCCAGGAGTTCCTGCGCTGCCTGATGGACCAGCTGCACGAGGAGCTCAAGGAGCCCGTGGTGGCGGCCGCGGCGGCACCGGCCGAGGCCCGGGACTCAGACTCGAGCGACACGGACGAGAAGCGCGAGGGCGACAGGAGCCCGTCCGAGGACGAGTTCCTGTCCTGTGACTCGAGCAGCGACCGGGGTGAGGGCGATGGGCAGGGCCGTGGCGGCTCGCAGGCCGAGGCGGAGCTGCTGACCCCCGACGAGGCGGGCCGCGCCATCTCCGAGAAGGAGCGCATGAAGGACCGCAAGTTCTCCTGGGGCCAGCAGCGCACCAGCTCGGAGCAAGTGGACGAGGACGCCGACGTGGACACGGCCATGGCCGCCCTTGACGACCAGCCCGCCGAGGCCCGGCCGCCGTCGCCGcggtcccccagcccctgccggaCCCCAGGTGCCAGACAGCCGCTCGGGGCCCCCGGCCCGCTCTGCCCGGCGCCTCCCGTGTGCCGGGCGCCGACGCGCACCGGCCCGCTGGCCTCTCCCGCCCCCTGGGGTCCCACCACCGGAGCCTCGGGTCGGGGGTCGGCCACGAGGCAGGTGCGGACCCGCTCAGCCGGCCCCGCGCCTCGGCTGGAGACTGGAGCGAGGACaggcattctgtgggtttggtgGCGGCCGGGGTGGGCACGGGCCAGAGGAGGCGTGGCGGGCTCCCGCCTCGGTCCCTAGGAGGTGCCGGCGGGCCCTCTTCCTGACCCGGCCCCGCAGCCGGCGTGGCTGCCTCGGCCCAGCAcggccccctctctgcccccagagcCGGACAACGAGGCCCACATGCGCAGCGCCTCCCGCCCCTGCAGCCCAGTGCGCCACCACGAGGGCCACGCCAAGCTGGCCAGCAGCCCTCCTCGGGCGAGCCCCGTGAGGATGGGGCCGTCGTACGTGCTCAAGAAAGGTTGGCGGGGtcgggcggggagggtgggtcgGCAGGGCGGCCGCTCGCGCGGCTCGGGGCCGGGAGCGCGGGTCGTGCCGTGGCTGCCCCTGGGAGCAGCAGCGTCTCCGAGCCCTCCTAATGCCACCGGGTGCGAGCGGGGGCGCCCCGTCTCACTGACCGTGACCGAGGCGCCGGGAGGTGAACTGTGAGCCCCGGCACGTGACGCACGTAGGACCCCCCAGGTCCCGGCCAAGCAAGCCCCAGCACCGCCCCTTGCCCCAGACAGGCCGGAGGGGCTGGGCCTAGTCCCGTGCTGTGCCCCCAGCCCAGGTACTGAGTGCCGGCAGCCGGAGGCGGAAGGAACAGCACTACCGCAGCGTGATCTCCGACATCTTCGACGGCTCCATCCTTAGCCTCGTGCAGTGTCTCACCTGTGACCGTGTGAGTGCGCTGGGGTGGGACGAGTGACGCGCCGGCCTTCGGTGCCCCGGTGCTCCTCCCCCAGGTCGGGGGCTCCGCCTGGTGCCCCCTGCCTTTCTGTAGGGGAGGGCCCCGGTCGCCAGACTAGGGAGCAGACCCTCCGCCCTATACCTGCCATCTGGTGGTGACTGGGGCTCGGGGTACAGATTCTGCTTGTTCTGGGCAGGACGGAACCCTAGAAGGTGGAAACCCAGGCTGACCTTCAACCCCACAGGTGTCCACCACGGTAGAGACGTTCCAGGACCTGTCGCTGCCCATTCCTGGCAAGGAGGACCTGGCCAAGCTCCACTCGGCCATCTACCAGAACGTGCCAGCCAAGCCGGGCGCCTGCGGGGACAGCTACACCGCCCAGGGCTGGCTCGCCTTCATCGTGGAGTATATCCGGAGGTACCCCAGCCTTCCCGCCTGCTGGAGACACGACGCTGCCCTGGCCCTGGAAGGCAGCAGGCCGTAAACGGCAAAGTCCAGGCAGTTACAGGGCCAAGGGCAGAGTCCCGAAGGGCCCTTGAAGCTGGAGGATGTGCAGGTGTTGGCTGAGTGGGGCGGGGGCTTCCTCAGCCACGAGGGAATGGCCTGGGTTGGGTGGGCCCATGGATCTGAAGGCGGGTAATGACAGGGGAGTCACCAGGTGACAGCTAGAAAGGAGCGGCAGCTGGAGAGCGGGCCTGACCCCGCAGGGAGAGCGGTGGGTGGCTTTCCGGAGCCCCTGCTGTGTGCTGCAAAGCCCGCTTTATACCCGCCTGATGTCAGGAGCCCGTCTCTGCCCAGAGGACAGGCCAGTGGGATCAGGGCCCCTTCACACGTGAAAAGACAAAGCTCAGGGAGAAGTGATGTCATTCTCCCAAGGACCCTGGGTTGCCGGCTGGTGCTCCCAAGCGTTGGGACCTCTACCCGTTCCACCCACCGGGCCAAGGTGCCTCCCGGGGCCCAAAGCCGCCAGGTCTCAGTCTTGCCCAGGCCCTGGTTGCACCCCCGCCACCCCTTTCCTGTCTCCGTAGGTTTGTGGTATCCTGTACCCCTAGCTGGTTTTGGGGGCCGGTCGTCACCCTGGAAGACTGCCTTGCTGCCTTCTTCGCTGCTGATGAGCTGAAGGGTGAGTGGACCGGGCTGGCTGGGTCAGCATACGGCTGGTTTCTGGAACTCACTGTCAGTtatcgcccccccccccgccaggctgGGCCTGGGACTGCGTGTTCTCCCAGCCCTACCACCTGGTGGCCCTTAGGGCTTCacctggttttcttttgtttaacagTTTGATGCACAAAAATGATATTGTGCTTTTAAGTTTGCATTTCCTCGGTTATCGATGAGCTTGGACAGTTTCCATGAGCGTATTGACTGTtggtatttcatattttaaaatgtcctcttcctgacttttcccatttttctgttgaGTGCTTGGCATCTTACCTTTGGGAAagctctttttcttaaaaacaaacaaacacaaccccccccccacaagacttagttgtggtaaaatacacataacgtaaaatttaccattgtaaccatttttttaaattgtattaaacatttttgagttcatttatttatttttgagagagacagagagcatgagctgggaagggacaaagagagacagacacacagattccgaagcaggctgcaggctctgagctgtcggcacagagcctgacacggggctcgaacccacaagccgcgagaacatgacatgagcccaagtcGGTCGCTTCACCgatccaggcaccccctgcccatcgtaaccatttttaagtgcactgTTCAGTAGCATTCCTGTATTCATATTATCATGCAATCAATCTCTAGAACCTTCTCATCCTGCAAGGCGGAAACTCTACCCCTTAAACGGCAA from Panthera uncia isolate 11264 chromosome D4, Puncia_PCG_1.0, whole genome shotgun sequence encodes the following:
- the USP20 gene encoding ubiquitin carboxyl-terminal hydrolase 20; amino-acid sequence: MGDSRDLCPHLDSIGEVTKEDLLFKSKGACQSCGVTGPNLWACLQVSCSYVGCGESFADHSTIHAQAKKHNLTVNLTTFRVWCYACEKEVFLKQRLAAPLAGPSPKFSEQDPPLPSHPLKAVPIAVADEGESESEDDDLKPRGLTGMKNLGNSCYMNAALQALSNCPPLTQFFLECGGLVRTDKKPALCKSYQKLVSEVWHRKRPSYVVPTSLSHGIKLVNPMFRGYAQQDTQEFLRCLMDQLHEELKEPVVAAAAAPAEARDSDSSDTDEKREGDRSPSEDEFLSCDSSSDRGEGDGQGRGGSQAEAELLTPDEAGRAISEKERMKDRKFSWGQQRTSSEQVDEDADVDTAMAALDDQPAEARPPSPRSPSPCRTPEPDNEAHMRSASRPCSPVRHHEGHAKLASSPPRASPVRMGPSYVLKKAQVLSAGSRRRKEQHYRSVISDIFDGSILSLVQCLTCDRVSTTVETFQDLSLPIPGKEDLAKLHSAIYQNVPAKPGACGDSYTAQGWLAFIVEYIRRFVVSCTPSWFWGPVVTLEDCLAAFFAADELKGDNMYSCERCKKLRNGVKYCKVLRLPEILCIHLKRFRHEVMYSFKISSHVSFPLEGLDLRPFLAKECTSQITTYDLLSVICHHGTAGSGHYIAYCQNVINGQWYEFDDQYVTEVHETVVQNAEAYVLFYRKSSEEAVRERQQVVSLAAMREPSLLRFYVSREWLNKFNTFAEPGPITNHTFLCSHGGIPPNKYHYIDDLVVILPQNVWEHLYNRFGGGPAVNHLYVCSICQVEIEALAKRRRTEIDTFIKLNKAFQAEESPGVIYCISMQWFREWEAFVKGKDNEPPGPIDNSRIAQARGSGHIQLKQGADYGQISEETWVYLNNLYGGGPEIAIRQSVAQLQDPESLHGEQKIEAETRAV